GGGATGACGACGCCCGACGCACGGCTTGAGTCTTTGCGCCGACAAGGGTATGCAAAAAGGCATGCGCGGCCTCGTGGACAGCGCCGCCCGGCGGCGTTGTCCGGCGGCGCGTCCGGTCTGACTCAGGCGTGCCGTTGTACAGAATGAGGCAGCCCGCCCCATAACCACCAAGGAGAAGATCATGGCAGAAAGCAGGGAAAGCCGGAAAGAAAAAGTCGTTGAAGTGCTCAACAAGGCCCGGGCCATGGAGCTTTTCGCCATCCACCAGTACATGAACCAGCACTACAGCCTGGACGACATGGATTACGGCGAACTTGCCGCCAACATGAAGCTCATCGCCATTGATGAAATGCGCCATGCCGAGGCCTTTGCCGAACGCATCAAGGAGCTGGGCGGCGAGCCCACCACCCAGAAAGACGGCAAGGTGGCCACCGGGCAGGACGTGCCCGCCATCTATCGGGCCGACAGCGCCCAGGAAGACCATACCATTGAGGCGTACAGCCAGTTTCTGCAGGTCTGTAAGGAGCAGGGCGACATTGTTTCCGCCCGGCTGTTTGAGCGCATTATTGACGAAGAGCAGGCCCACCTGACCTACTATGACAACATCGCCGGCCACATCGAGCGCCTGGGCGATACGTACCTTGCCAAGATCGCCGGCACGCCTTCCAGCACCGGCACGTCTTCCAAGGGCTTTGTGACCGGAACCGCCGCTGCGGAATAAAAAGCGGCAAGTGAGGCAAGCTATGGCCGATACCAAGGATATGTGGCGCTGTCAGACGGTCAACTGCGGCTATGTGTATGATCCCGATCGCGGCGATCGCAGGCACAAGATACCCGCTGGAACCAAGTTTGAAGATCTGCCGGACGACTGGCGCTGTCCCGTGTGCGGGGCGGGCAAAAAGATGTTCCGTCCCCTGAGCGAAGGCTAGTTTCGGCTTACCCCTTTCCCGGCCCCGACCGCTCCAAGGCTGTCGGGGCCTTTTCGTTGGGCCTGGTTGATTGCACCCATGGCCGTCTTGGCGTATGCTGCAACAAGCAGGAGCGAGGGCGCGCGGCGCGGGCCCGCTTCCGGGAGGCGCAACAGTGCGGCGTTTTTATCAGGAAAGTTGGCAAGGCATTCCCTTTACCTCATTCTCGCATATCTCCTTTTTTCACTTGGCCGAACCCAAGTTCTACGCTGTGTTTTATGAAGAATTGTTCCGCCGTTACAAGGATTGGGACGATCTGCCCGCCCAGTGGCGCGAAAACAAGCGTAAGGACGCCCGTTGGTTGGTGGGGCAGTTGCGCGCCAAGCTGGTTCAGGAGCCGGCGGGCCGCACCGAGCCCGTGCGCGTGCTCTCCATCGGCAGCGGCGTGGGCTATATGGAAAACGTTTTACTGGACGAGATGCCCGATCTGGAGCTGCACGTCAACGAACCCAGCACCGTGAGCATGCGCTGGCTGCGGCAGCGCGTGCCCAACGAGCGTATCTACATCGGCCTGCCGCCCGCCTGTCTGCCCGCGGACGTGCGCTATGACATGATCTATCTTTCCACGGTAGAT
This sequence is a window from Desulfovibrio legallii. Protein-coding genes within it:
- a CDS encoding bacterioferritin, which codes for MAESRESRKEKVVEVLNKARAMELFAIHQYMNQHYSLDDMDYGELAANMKLIAIDEMRHAEAFAERIKELGGEPTTQKDGKVATGQDVPAIYRADSAQEDHTIEAYSQFLQVCKEQGDIVSARLFERIIDEEQAHLTYYDNIAGHIERLGDTYLAKIAGTPSSTGTSSKGFVTGTAAAE
- a CDS encoding rubredoxin is translated as MADTKDMWRCQTVNCGYVYDPDRGDRRHKIPAGTKFEDLPDDWRCPVCGAGKKMFRPLSEG